In Microcaecilia unicolor chromosome 1, aMicUni1.1, whole genome shotgun sequence, the following are encoded in one genomic region:
- the TMEM246 gene encoding transmembrane protein 246, producing the protein MRFERQRGEGPIMRTLWHHFLLWVRPRGGYCTSTFLQFFTLTAVTFGIVLPLVCHDLLHSYYFIRSWHLDHMSWEFLEQNLEEAQAAVQYFDNLRLLNSSLLTSANADESSPKLVITIVTVQRQLEYHYPLQVMSRFHHLLARCGKACRHHHLFLCNVDQNPQNHQDAHLLAKFFPTAVRYGEKESVSSDDGSINLFEKEKQDYAYCLAKTLSTFNTEYVMVVEDDAVPEDDIFSVLHHLLLARFLEPPLGGALYFKLYHPERLQRYVNPEPMRILEWIGLGMFLGTFLSLIYAWVLGHPDISWPIFLFFMLYSMALTELFGRHYLLELRRLTPALYNVVPVTECCTPAMLYSAASARRTLGYFNELYCRPGFAKDTALYSILRKKGEWAYVVEPNLVRHVGLHSSLRGLNSDPKLL; encoded by the coding sequence ATGCGGTTTGAGAGGCAGAGAGGAGAAGGCCCTATCATGAGAACATTATGGCACCATTTTTTACTTTGGGTTCGTCCCAGAGGGGGATACTGCACCAGCACCTTCCTCCAGTTCTTCACTTTGACAGCAGTAACTTTTGGGATAGTGTTGCCCCTGGTGTGCCATGATCTTCTCCACTCATATTATTTTATACGCAGCTGGCACCTGGACCACATGAGTTGGGAGTTTTTGGAGCAAAATCTAGAGGAAGCCCAGGCCGCTGTCCAATATTTTGATAATCTGCGTCTGTTGAACTCATCATTGTTGACATCAGCCAATGCGGATGAATCTTCTCCTAAGCTGGTGATCACCATTGTTACTGTTCAACGGCAGCTGGAGTATCACTACCCACTGCAGGTGATGTCCCGCTTTCACCACCTCCTGGCACGCTGTGGTAAGGCTTGCCGCCATCATCACCTCTTCCTATGCAATGTCGACCAGAATCCACAAAATCAccaagacgcccatctcctggcCAAGTTCTTCCCCACTGCGGTGCGCTATGGTGAGAAAGAATCTGTGTCCTCAGATGATGGTTCTATCAATCTCTTTGAAAAGGAGAAGCAGGATTATGCGTACTGCCTGGCCAAGACTCTTTCAACTTTTAACACGGAGTATGTGATGGTAGTAGAAGATGATGCGGTACCAGAGGATGACATCTTTTCAGTTTTGCATCATTTGCTTCTAGCACGGTTCTTGGAGCCGCCTCTAGGGGGTGCACTTTATTTCAAGCTCTATCACCCAGAAAGGCTGCAGCGTTATGTGAATCCTGAGCCTATGAGAATCCTGGAGTGGATTGGACTAGGGATGTTCTTGGGTACTTTTCTGAGCTTGATCTATGCCTGGGTCCTTGGACACCCAGACATCAGCTGGCCCATATTTCTCTTCTTTATGCTGTACAGCATGGCACTGACAGAGCTTTTTGGGCGTCATTATCTCTTGGAGCTGAGACGTCTGACACCAGCACTGTATAATGTTGTGCCTGTCACTGAGTGCTGCACACCTGCCATGCTGTACTCCGCTGCCTCTGCCCGCCGGACTCTGGGGTACTTCAATGAGCTCTACTGTAGGCCAGGTTTTGCCAAGGACACAGCTCTGTATTCCATCCTACGTAAGAAGGGGGAATGGGCCTATGTGGTGGAGCCCAATTTAGTGAGGCACGTTGGGCTTCACTCCAGCCTTAGAGGGTTAAATAGTGACCCCAAGTTACTTTGA